A window of Rosa rugosa chromosome 7, drRosRugo1.1, whole genome shotgun sequence genomic DNA:
GTTCCCAAGAAGCAGACGATTGCGGTGAGGGATAACGGAGCTTGGTACCTCTTCTGTGTCACTGCCTGAATGATGAAGAAAGAAGCCCAGGCAAGGGTGGCCAAGATGAGCAGAATGGATCCCTTGAGCCAGTCCTTGTCCTCATTATTATTTGCACTAGGGGCATTATTGGAGTGACCCGACCATGGAAAGTTAATGATGTTTCCTTTGTACAACGTCATCAACATGGCTCCGGCCACTGTCACAATTGTGCCTATCAGCTTAGCTTGGCATCTAACCTTCTTCATGTCCAGCTTCTCCATCCTTGATTAATTAAATATCATGAAGCATGTTAATTAGCTAATAGCTATATatccaatctctctctctctctctctctctctctctctctctctctctctctctctctctctctctctctctctctctctctctcctcctctctctctctctctcacacacacacacacacacacacacacaccaaacTTAACCTCAAAGTACAAGTAGTTAGTCATCCATACCTGCAAAGGACAGCCATGACGAATGTCATTGCCGGAAGCATGTTACTCATGGCACAAGAGAAGGTCGGGGATGTAAACTTCAATCCGGCATAGTAGAAGTTTTGATCAATGACCGGCCTGTAATTGTCAATGGAAATGGAATTAAGTTAACTAATAAattcagggccggtcctgataTTTTAGAGACTTAAAGTGAAAAATTATAATGTGACTTGAGAAAAAATCCAAGAAGACATTGTTAACTGCTTACCCAAGAAGTCCCAGTACAAAAAGTTGCATGAAAATGGGGAATGTAATCTTTGTTCTTATTTTCCTGCAAAATCATATATCAAAaggcaattaattaattacatttgTTGTTAATAGAAATATTTATGTATATCAAGGCTAAGAAATAAATAACAGTAGTTACCTCTCAAGAACAAGAGCAAATGGTGCAATAGCTGCAGTGGCGAAGGCGTGCCTATAAACAACAAGCACATAGTGGCTCATTCCACGGTTGAGCGAAACCTTAGTGATGATGTTCATTCCGGCATAGCCGAATTGCAGAGAAATCATAGCTATGTATGGCTTTGAACTCTGAATGAAACTTCGACAACACCCACCATTTCCCTCCATTACTTGACTAGCTAACTAGTTAAgtggaaaggaaaaacaaacTGATCGACTGGGAGAAACAAAGAAGATTGAGGCAGAACACTTCAAGTTTGTTTGTGTGTCTCCCAAGGAATAATGATAATTAACCAGCTTACGTATATATAAGCCCTCCTCGGGGGACCACAATTTTCATTTGATTACTTTCATCATCAAAATCTTGATTATTTGATGcgtgggagaaaaaaaaaattgttattttgtGTGGCTTGATGTAAATTAATTAacgtttttttttaaataattattTCATTGATATCAGCAAGAAATATCGCTTAAGAGGGTATTCCTAATAACATTTAGAGAATACAAGAACCATATATGATTTGTGTTTACACTAGTAGCATTTTGAGTTAATGTATGAGCCACACTATTAACTTTTCTACTTacataaaaaattgaaaaattaattAACGATCGTGTTTTAATTTGATATTTAACTAAAGTAGTGACGGATGTGAATAAATATTGTATAACAAGAATTTCTTATCTTATGTAAGCTATTTAATACTATATTTtcttgattcaaaaaataatTCTAAAGAAAATCGGTTATGCATGTTTAATTATAGTCATTTTGGCATTTGTATGAATTACGAGTTTCCTAACTCATGTTTGGGGTAATCTTTGCACCGACCCCAAATACCCATCATTTattgaaaacttttttttttcttttcttgaacaaTATATATTGACGGCTTCTtatagaaaaaacaaaaaaaaaaaacaaaaagttaaTGAACTGCCACGCACAGCACTAGCTAACAAAAACAAAGGTAGTGGGCCCGCACCAAGTGTTAATGCGTTTGAAGGTGTTCCCCAACACCCACAATCCTTCTCGACGGAGTCGACGCGGCATTCCGACTCACTCGTCTCATCTATTTCAACAGTAATAATTCTAATTATAATAATTCTGCCTAACCTCCAATATCTCTTATTTTAATTCACAATCACAAAATTAAAGGGTTAATCGTGCAAGTAATTCGTAGTGCAAAACTCCTGCTCATAACATACGGTTAAGCTTGCTTTTCATCATATCTTTATTATAATATTATCTAATCATAATACCACCTTTTACATGACATCTTTTTCCACTATATTTTCatctttacaattttttttataaacatgACACTATCGAATATTTATCTCTTTATTTTCATAATGGCTTCTCACTTTTTCCTTACGCCAAGCGTATCAACACCATAccatttgaaaatttgaaaaatacgAATCGCACTTCTGGCGTTTCTCAATGTTAAAACTAAAGTCTTATGAATATTATTTCACGCTATAAAAATGTTTTCCCATAATAGGTTCTTCAAGTTTCCATATAAGAACCTCCTAATAATTGGGCAAAGATAACCAAAGCAAGAGTATCGAAATAAGATTAAAGTACAACAAATCCTTAGGCCCCTAAGAATTGGCTACAAACCTCCAATCCTTACCAAGAGCAAGTTAGACCTAAGCAATAACCAACTTTGACTGCCAAGATGTTAACACCAAGAGTCTCTAGCCTCTAAACCTTGAATGGGATTTTagaatttttataaaaataGAATAATAGTTTAAACTAAAtggaatcatttttttttttttttttgaggtttggacgACAATAGTAACCACACACACCctcatgcagtgtatcccagcgtagccggactaatcactgcaccgtAGACGCACGAACCTTGGTGTTTAATCAACctaggtccctcaaatctgctggccacggggtggagctgagattcgaacactagacctgggggttccagactaggccgctcGACGGAATCATGGTATAAACTATAAAGGTAGCCATTGTTGAATTGCAGTCACAACCAAACAGCCAGGGTTGAGCAAGAAGCAGATCATCGTCACACTTATTCCAACATGTAGAACTACAACTTAACTTCAAATCTGTACGCCTACAGTTCAAGAATAGAAACCAGTTACTACAGGGATTCATTTTGCTTGAACTCGATTGAGCATGCCTCATCATGTAGCCTTTGCGATATTGTTAATGTTAGAACTTACTCTCAGTTCTATTGCTGTAAATCTATCTTAGCATGAATACAAGTAAACAATGATTTCTGTATAAATATATGTAAGAGTGCAGCAGTGATCCTAATTAGCATTTAGGATTGAAACATCATGTATATTCAAAAACTGAATTCTGTTCCAACAGTGTTTGGAAATCTCCTTGAGTTAAATCCAAGTGAGAAGAAATTTCCTTGAGGAAGATTCAAGTGAGGTGAAATCTCCTCCAGACAGATCTTGAAGAGGTAATATCCCCTTAAGATGGATCtgagtgaggaagaaaatccttTACAGATCCCTTTGAGACATATCTAATCCTCTTCAATGGAAACTGATTTCCATTCAAACTCCAACATCGATGCACTCCCACGGTCCATGATAGTCTTCTTGACACAGTTGAGTTTTCCATCTTAGTCTTCTCCTGATTTCACCTTCATGATTCTCTTAGTGATGGGACTAATTGATAAGAATGAATTGTGCATCAGAAGGGACCAAAAAATCTGATATATAGCATCGTATTGtcagtttcttccatcaagaaactgaCAATACATCCTAACTGCCTTTTCAAAATCAGATAAACTCTCATAACTGTATTTatgaatttcaaattctaacAGATGTGATAAGTTGGACCAAAATGATTTTCTTAAGTCCTTAACTTATACTTGACATTTGAATTCAAAACTAAATCATATATGAATATATACTTAGGTTCTATACAATGTCGGGTTCATCAAATTTGcttacaatctcccactgaacTTGACATTGTTTAGAAACTAAGGTATATATGATTTAGATACTAAAGTGTGCGCACTTTGAATTCAACTCACATCAAACAATCTGTTTCAAAATTCTGTCAATTATGGTCAACTACAAGGAATCAAAGAATGTCATGATGAATTAGAAAAGCATCAGCATTCCAAGATCACAATGCAGCATACATAATCACATGAATTATACCTCAAAATACAGTAACATAACATATGCCTAATCCATAATCCATAACGATCGTTCATAATATAAGCATATGTTGTCCTGCCAGAATTTCTAATAACATAGAATTGGCAACCATATATTTCACACTACTTAATATTGTCAATCTGCAAGATTTGCTATTCATTGATAGCTTGCTGAATTTGTACAACTTGAGTATGCAGAAAGATAATAAGGTGAAATTCCATAAATGTAGGTGAACTTTACTGACCAATTTAGTCTAAAATAATGAATACAACTCTATACAATGATAAGTAAGAATGATAAACATCCAACTGACCTtgtataagttatattttccaTGCttttcttcataaatgcattCTTGGGGCACTAGTCTTCATGAAACTCATCTGCTTTAGACATTGTTGACTCTCCTTTTGTTTCCTTCAACAACCAAATGTTGCTGCTAGAAAACAACATATCATCAACATTCATGATCGAAAAAATGAAGTTTCTCCCACTGGTCTTTAGAGATATACAATCTTCCAAATTGTTTTCAGAGAACCAAACTTAGTGATCATCGATCTTCCACAAAAACTTCAAGCTACAACATTTAAATTTCTGCATTTTTCATTATTCATAAACTGCATTGCATACTTAGATTTTTCTCCATTGTCTAGGACTGATGTATTATTGCAGTCCTATGCTGGGATTGATATATTGCTGCAATCCTAATCTGGAATTGATATGCTGCTGTCTTGAAAGATAAACCACTTCTTCATTTCACTAGCTACTTGTGATGAGGATACGGAATAAGCCCAGCAATAACACCCAATATGCCTAAAGGCTCTATTTCTATATGAGTTGTTTATGCCTCCATCTGATATCCTTTCACCCTTGAGATCTTCTTGTCAGCACAGCTTCAGCATTAATTGATccttcagagctttcttcctcCCTTTTTAATCAATGAATTTAACCACCAAAATGACTTTTAACTTAGCAATCCAGCTTTGCTAAATGGGGTTGTATGATCATTTCTCCGTATCATTAGCTACTTGTCTTTATTCTGCATCCATTTATGAACCATTTGCTGCTGTAATATCCTCCACCAAACTATCAT
This region includes:
- the LOC133723337 gene encoding WAT1-related protein At5g07050-like produces the protein MEGNGGCCRSFIQSSKPYIAMISLQFGYAGMNIITKVSLNRGMSHYVLVVYRHAFATAAIAPFALVLERKIRTKITFPIFMQLFVLGLLGPVIDQNFYYAGLKFTSPTFSCAMSNMLPAMTFVMAVLCRMEKLDMKKVRCQAKLIGTIVTVAGAMLMTLYKGNIINFPWSGHSNNAPSANNNEDKDWLKGSILLILATLAWASFFIIQAVTQKRYQAPLSLTAIVCFLGTLQSIAVTFVMEHKPAAWTIGWDMNLLAAAYAGIVSSSLAYYVQGLVMEKTGPVFVTAFSPLMMIVVAVMGSFILAEKIYLGGILGAVLIVMGLYSVLWGKYKENKEKEAESFNIPQAIKGTTATTGDITTDIQDIEIQKSSQPNPKE